A window from Enterocloster bolteae encodes these proteins:
- a CDS encoding DUF4118 domain-containing protein, whose translation MDGQRDERPDPELLLKQNFPRESDKARGRLKIFFGYAAGVGKTYAMLEAARQEKAAGRDVVAGYIEPHDRPDTMELLAGMELLTPMAVTYKGIILKEFDLDAALMRRPDLILVDELAHTNAQGCRHKKRYQDVIELLDAGINVYTTVNVQHLESLHDIVASITHVRVYERIPDDIFDDAGQVELVDIAPEELRQRLEDGKIYHKDQADKASVRFFTVENLSALREIALRRTADRVNREVVRERDAAGKDYYTGEHVLVCLSPSPTNARVIRTAARMAGAFHADFTAVLVETADMKREHAKISRSMEANINLAKQFRANVITLYGDDIVQQIAGYARRNGISKIVIGRTVRKRSFLHLKSTIIDRLIKAVPNMDVYVIPDAAARENGKIKKPENGRKYSMDILKTGLIMAGCTFLSMVLDHYKLGIINVAMIYMMGTMLAAYVTRAGTYGFLASVASVLLFNFFFTPPRYTFQADGSIYPFTFAAMLVCALITSSMAARLKREAEKSEAESGYMQILFGINRNLRKGTTREEILDICGRLVQSLLKRNIVIYDMLDGKMNRMKIYPASEREDASSLTSLFKNPDEMAVAAWVYKNHHKAGATTDTLPGARARYTPVYKDDTVYAVIGVEMKGGDIIKPNDKNVLNIIAEETSYRLKDMSGPRICR comes from the coding sequence ATGGACGGGCAGCGGGATGAGAGACCGGACCCTGAGCTGCTTTTAAAGCAGAATTTTCCCAGGGAAAGTGACAAGGCAAGGGGACGGCTTAAAATATTCTTCGGATACGCGGCCGGAGTAGGCAAGACATACGCCATGCTGGAGGCTGCCCGGCAGGAAAAGGCAGCGGGACGGGATGTGGTGGCCGGATACATAGAGCCCCATGACAGGCCGGATACAATGGAGCTGCTGGCCGGAATGGAGCTGCTGACCCCAATGGCGGTAACGTATAAGGGAATCATCCTGAAGGAATTTGACCTGGATGCGGCCCTTATGAGAAGGCCGGATTTGATTCTGGTGGATGAGCTGGCCCATACCAATGCCCAGGGCTGCCGTCACAAAAAGCGCTACCAGGATGTGATTGAGCTGCTGGACGCCGGAATCAACGTGTACACCACGGTCAATGTGCAGCACCTGGAGAGCCTTCATGACATCGTGGCATCCATTACCCATGTGCGGGTATATGAACGAATCCCGGACGATATTTTTGATGATGCCGGACAGGTGGAGCTGGTGGACATTGCGCCGGAGGAACTGAGACAGCGCCTGGAGGACGGGAAGATTTACCACAAAGACCAGGCGGACAAGGCGTCTGTCCGCTTTTTTACAGTGGAAAACCTGTCTGCCCTGCGTGAAATAGCCTTAAGGCGGACAGCGGACCGGGTCAACCGGGAGGTGGTCAGGGAGCGGGATGCGGCGGGCAAGGATTATTACACCGGTGAGCACGTGCTGGTCTGCCTGTCCCCCTCCCCCACCAATGCAAGGGTAATCAGGACCGCGGCCAGGATGGCAGGGGCGTTTCACGCGGATTTTACAGCGGTTCTGGTGGAAACAGCGGATATGAAAAGGGAACATGCAAAAATCAGCAGGAGCATGGAGGCCAATATTAATCTGGCCAAGCAGTTCAGGGCCAATGTGATTACCCTTTACGGGGATGATATTGTACAGCAGATTGCGGGCTATGCCAGAAGGAACGGCATTTCCAAGATTGTCATAGGCAGGACGGTGAGGAAACGCAGCTTCCTCCACTTGAAGTCCACCATAATTGACCGTCTCATCAAGGCCGTACCCAACATGGATGTATACGTGATACCGGATGCCGCGGCCAGGGAGAACGGAAAGATTAAAAAGCCGGAAAACGGACGGAAATACAGCATGGATATCTTAAAGACAGGCCTTATCATGGCGGGATGTACCTTTCTTTCCATGGTACTGGACCACTACAAGCTGGGCATCATCAATGTGGCCATGATTTACATGATGGGGACCATGCTGGCAGCTTATGTCACCAGGGCCGGTACCTATGGTTTTCTGGCTTCCGTGGCATCGGTGCTGCTGTTCAACTTCTTTTTCACGCCGCCGCGCTACACCTTTCAGGCAGACGGCAGTATTTATCCTTTTACCTTTGCGGCCATGCTTGTCTGTGCCCTGATTACCAGCTCCATGGCGGCCAGGCTTAAGCGGGAAGCAGAGAAAAGTGAGGCTGAATCGGGGTATATGCAGATTCTGTTTGGTATCAACCGGAATCTGAGAAAGGGAACCACCCGTGAAGAGATACTGGATATATGCGGAAGGCTGGTACAGAGCTTATTAAAACGCAACATTGTTATATACGATATGCTGGACGGGAAAATGAACCGGATGAAGATATATCCGGCCTCGGAAAGAGAGGACGCGTCCTCTCTTACCTCCCTGTTTAAGAACCCGGACGAGATGGCTGTGGCGGCCTGGGTCTATAAAAACCATCATAAGGCCGGAGCCACCACAGATACACTGCCGGGAGCCAGGGCCAGATATACGCCCGTATATAAGGACGATACGGTCTATGCGGTCATTGGTGTGGAGATGAAAGGGGGAGACATCATTAAGCCCAATGACAAGAATGTCTTAAATATCATTGCCGAGGAGACTTCCTACCGGTTAAAGGATATGAGCGGGCCGCGTATTTGCAGATAA
- the kdpA gene encoding potassium-transporting ATPase subunit KdpA: MMNVALQMIIYCVILVVLAIPLGSYMGKVMNGERVFLSRLLLPVENLIYRVLRIDKEEEMGWKKYSVCTAVFSVMSLAVLWIILCFQNLLPLNPQGMGKMSWHLGFNTASSFTTNTNWQAYSGESSLSYFSQMIGLNFQNFVSAAVGIVVLFALIRGFVRVKERGLGNFYTDMTRTVLYILIPLSVVVSLAIASQGVPQTFKQYDEVQLVEPVVVEQEDGTAAEVTKGVVPLGPAASQIAIKQLGTNGGGFWGNNSAHPFENPTPLSNLFEMISLLLIPAGLCFTFGRNVKDKRQGVAVFLAMFIMLAAALAIVGCSEQAGTPQIAQDGAVYMGTEGQAGGNMEGKETRFGIATSGTWAVFTTAASNGSVNSMHDSYTPFGGLVPMLLMQLGEVVFGGTGCGLYGMLGFAILTVFIAGLMVGRTPEYLCKKIEPFEMKMAVLVCLATPVAILVGSGIATLLPSTHDSLNNPGAHGLSEVLYAYSSAGGNNGSAFAGFNANTPFLNVSIGLIMLFVRFLPMFATLAIAGSLAAKKKVAVSSGTLPTHNAMFIFLLIFVVLLVGALSFFPALSLGPVAEFFQMIA; the protein is encoded by the coding sequence ATGATGAATGTGGCGTTGCAGATGATAATTTACTGTGTCATACTGGTAGTGTTAGCAATACCCCTTGGGTCCTATATGGGAAAGGTGATGAACGGGGAGCGGGTGTTTTTGTCAAGGCTTCTGCTGCCTGTGGAAAACCTGATTTACAGGGTCCTGAGGATTGATAAAGAGGAGGAGATGGGCTGGAAGAAATATTCCGTGTGCACAGCCGTATTCAGCGTGATGAGCCTGGCGGTGCTCTGGATCATCCTGTGCTTTCAAAACCTGCTTCCCCTTAATCCCCAGGGAATGGGCAAAATGAGCTGGCATCTGGGCTTTAATACGGCCTCCAGCTTCACCACCAACACAAACTGGCAGGCCTATTCAGGAGAGTCCAGTCTGAGCTATTTCAGCCAGATGATCGGGCTGAATTTCCAGAATTTCGTGTCTGCCGCTGTGGGAATTGTAGTGTTGTTCGCATTGATCCGCGGATTCGTCCGCGTGAAGGAGAGGGGACTGGGAAACTTCTACACCGACATGACAAGGACAGTCCTTTACATACTGATTCCGCTGTCAGTGGTGGTATCTCTTGCCATTGCCTCCCAGGGTGTTCCGCAGACCTTTAAGCAGTACGACGAGGTACAGCTGGTGGAACCGGTGGTGGTGGAACAGGAGGACGGCACCGCCGCAGAGGTCACAAAGGGAGTCGTTCCTCTGGGACCGGCTGCCAGCCAGATTGCCATTAAGCAGCTGGGAACCAACGGCGGCGGTTTCTGGGGCAACAACTCGGCGCACCCCTTTGAGAACCCCACTCCGTTATCCAACTTATTTGAAATGATTTCCCTGCTTCTCATACCGGCGGGCCTGTGCTTTACCTTTGGCAGGAATGTGAAGGACAAGAGACAGGGCGTGGCGGTGTTCCTGGCCATGTTCATCATGCTGGCAGCAGCGCTGGCCATTGTGGGCTGCAGTGAACAGGCCGGCACCCCCCAGATAGCCCAGGACGGCGCGGTCTATATGGGGACTGAGGGACAGGCAGGCGGTAATATGGAAGGTAAGGAAACCAGATTTGGCATAGCCACATCCGGGACATGGGCTGTATTTACCACGGCTGCTTCCAACGGCTCGGTCAATTCCATGCACGACAGCTACACGCCGTTTGGCGGACTTGTTCCTATGCTGCTGATGCAGCTGGGAGAGGTGGTATTCGGCGGTACGGGCTGCGGGCTCTACGGTATGCTGGGGTTTGCCATCCTTACAGTGTTTATAGCGGGGCTGATGGTGGGGCGTACGCCGGAGTACCTGTGCAAAAAGATAGAACCCTTTGAGATGAAGATGGCTGTGCTGGTCTGCCTTGCGACCCCTGTGGCCATCCTGGTGGGCAGCGGTATCGCCACGCTGCTTCCGTCCACCCATGACAGCCTGAATAATCCGGGAGCCCATGGATTGTCAGAGGTCCTTTACGCGTATTCATCCGCAGGCGGCAACAATGGTTCCGCATTTGCAGGATTTAACGCAAATACCCCCTTCCTGAATGTGAGCATCGGACTGATTATGCTGTTTGTAAGGTTCCTGCCCATGTTTGCCACCCTGGCTATTGCAGGCAGTCTGGCGGCAAAGAAAAAGGTAGCAGTCAGCTCCGGCACCCTTCCCACCCATAATGCCATGTTTATCTTCCTTTTGATTTTCGTGGTACTGCTGGTAGGGGCCCTCAGCTTTTTCCCGGCCCTGTCACTTGGCCCGGTGGCTGAGTTTTTCCAGATGATAGCATAG
- the kdpB gene encoding potassium-transporting ATPase subunit KdpB, producing MNEQKKSIFSNHEIMCRALKDSFIKLNPRTQIKNPVMFMVFVSAILTFVMFLFSLAGIRDAAPGYILAISVILWFTVLFGNFAEAIAEGRGKAQADALRAGRKDTMASRIPSADRKSEAVRVKSTELKKGDLVYIKAGEQIPADGDVVEGAASVDESAITGESAPVIRESGGDRSAVTGGTTVISDWIVVRVSSNPGEGFMDKMIAMVEGASRKKTPNELALQIFLVALSIIFVLVTMSLYSYSVFSSVEAGAANPTSITNLVALLICLAPTTIGALLSAIGIAGMSRLNQANVLAMSGRAIEAAGDVDTLLLDKTGTITLGNRQADAFIPVDGHKEMELADAAQLSSLADETPEGRSIVVLAKERFGIRARNMEELQASFVPFTAKTRMSGIDYNGNEIRKGAADAIKAYVDRHGGAFSRECEDIVKRIANQGGTPLVVAKNGRVMGVVELKDIVKQGVKEKFADLRKMGIRTIMITGDNPLTAASIAAEAGVDDFLAEATPEAKLDMIRDYQARGHLVAMTGDGTNDAPALAQADVAVAMNTGTQAAKEAGNMVDLDSSPTKLIEIVKIGKQLLMTRGSLTTFSIANDVAKYFAIIPALFMGLYPGLSALNIMGLHSANSAVFSAIIYNALIIVALIPLALKGVRYREVSAARMLSGNLLVYGLGGIIIPFIAIKAIDVLITAAGLVV from the coding sequence ATGAATGAACAAAAAAAGAGTATATTTTCCAATCATGAGATTATGTGCAGGGCCCTTAAGGATTCCTTTATTAAACTGAATCCAAGGACCCAGATAAAGAATCCGGTCATGTTTATGGTTTTTGTATCCGCCATCCTGACCTTTGTGATGTTCCTGTTTTCTCTGGCAGGTATCAGGGACGCTGCGCCGGGTTATATACTGGCCATATCCGTCATCCTCTGGTTTACGGTTTTATTCGGTAACTTTGCGGAAGCCATAGCAGAGGGAAGGGGAAAGGCCCAGGCAGATGCCCTGCGTGCAGGCAGAAAGGATACCATGGCATCCAGGATTCCTTCGGCTGACCGCAAAAGCGAGGCCGTCAGGGTGAAATCCACGGAACTGAAAAAGGGGGACCTTGTCTATATTAAGGCAGGGGAACAGATACCGGCAGACGGCGACGTGGTGGAGGGCGCCGCGTCGGTGGATGAGAGCGCCATTACCGGCGAGTCAGCTCCAGTAATCCGGGAAAGCGGCGGTGACAGAAGTGCCGTCACAGGAGGCACCACGGTTATATCCGACTGGATCGTGGTGCGGGTCAGCAGCAATCCGGGCGAGGGCTTCATGGATAAAATGATTGCAATGGTGGAAGGAGCTTCCCGTAAAAAGACCCCCAATGAGCTGGCACTGCAGATTTTTCTGGTGGCATTGTCCATTATCTTTGTGCTTGTTACCATGTCCCTGTACTCCTATTCCGTGTTCTCCTCCGTGGAGGCAGGAGCAGCCAATCCCACGTCCATCACCAATCTGGTAGCGCTTTTAATCTGTCTGGCGCCCACTACCATTGGCGCTCTGCTGTCTGCCATCGGTATCGCGGGAATGAGCCGCCTGAACCAGGCCAATGTGCTGGCCATGAGCGGCAGGGCCATTGAAGCGGCCGGAGATGTAGATACCCTTTTGCTGGATAAGACGGGTACCATAACACTTGGAAACCGCCAGGCAGACGCCTTTATTCCGGTGGACGGCCACAAGGAAATGGAGCTGGCAGATGCGGCCCAGCTGTCATCCCTGGCAGACGAAACTCCTGAGGGACGCAGCATTGTGGTTCTGGCAAAGGAGCGCTTCGGAATCCGCGCAAGGAATATGGAGGAGCTTCAGGCCTCCTTCGTGCCCTTCACTGCCAAGACCAGGATGAGCGGCATTGACTACAATGGAAATGAGATCAGAAAGGGCGCGGCTGACGCCATTAAAGCCTATGTGGACCGGCATGGAGGCGCGTTCAGCAGGGAATGCGAGGACATCGTAAAGCGGATTGCAAACCAGGGAGGAACACCTCTTGTGGTGGCAAAGAACGGACGCGTTATGGGCGTGGTGGAGCTTAAGGACATTGTGAAGCAGGGTGTGAAGGAAAAGTTTGCGGATTTAAGGAAAATGGGAATCAGAACCATTATGATTACCGGCGATAATCCGCTGACCGCTGCCTCCATTGCGGCTGAGGCCGGTGTGGACGATTTTCTGGCAGAGGCAACCCCGGAGGCCAAATTAGACATGATACGGGATTACCAGGCCAGGGGCCATCTGGTAGCCATGACCGGCGACGGTACCAATGATGCCCCGGCCCTGGCCCAGGCAGATGTGGCGGTGGCCATGAATACAGGCACACAGGCAGCCAAGGAAGCCGGAAACATGGTGGACCTGGATTCATCCCCCACCAAGTTGATTGAGATAGTGAAGATAGGCAAGCAGCTTCTCATGACAAGGGGATCCCTGACCACCTTCAGCATTGCCAATGACGTTGCCAAGTATTTTGCTATCATCCCGGCACTGTTTATGGGATTGTATCCGGGACTGTCAGCCCTCAATATAATGGGGCTTCACAGTGCAAACAGCGCCGTGTTCTCGGCTATCATATATAACGCCCTGATTATTGTGGCCCTGATTCCCCTGGCTCTTAAGGGAGTCAGGTACAGGGAAGTCTCTGCGGCCCGGATGCTGTCCGGGAATCTCCTGGTCTATGGACTGGGGGGAATCATCATTCCGTTCATAGCAATCAAGGCAATCGACGTGCTGATCACGGCCGCAGGGCTGGTGGTGTGA
- the kdpC gene encoding potassium-transporting ATPase subunit KdpC codes for MKTVKSVLPKMAGFFLVMLIITSVIYPAVITAAANVAFGHEANGSVIVGKDGTKYGSALLAQEFTGNQYLWGRVMNVDTGTFTDENGEPLAYAGASNKTPAGSELEAMIAERVEKIRAAHPEKGEEPIPVDLVTCSGSGLDPEISPAAAGYQAERIARERNMAVEDVEAVISRYTTGRFLGIFGEPRVNVLKVNLALDGLI; via the coding sequence ATGAAAACAGTAAAATCAGTATTGCCAAAAATGGCAGGTTTTTTCCTGGTCATGTTAATCATAACAAGCGTCATTTACCCGGCGGTCATCACGGCTGCGGCCAATGTGGCATTTGGCCATGAGGCCAACGGATCGGTGATTGTGGGCAAGGACGGCACTAAATATGGAAGCGCCCTTCTGGCCCAGGAGTTTACCGGAAACCAGTATCTTTGGGGCAGAGTCATGAATGTGGATACAGGGACATTTACAGACGAAAACGGAGAGCCTCTGGCATATGCAGGTGCCTCCAACAAGACACCGGCAGGCAGTGAGCTTGAAGCCATGATAGCTGAGCGGGTGGAGAAAATCAGGGCAGCCCATCCGGAAAAGGGAGAGGAGCCCATTCCTGTGGACCTTGTAACCTGCTCAGGCAGCGGACTGGACCCGGAAATTTCTCCCGCGGCAGCCGGCTACCAGGCAGAGCGGATTGCCAGGGAACGGAATATGGCGGTGGAGGATGTGGAGGCCGTCATCAGCAGGTATACCACGGGCAGGTTCCTGGGAATTTTCGGAGAGCCCAGGGTGAATGTGCTGAAAGTGAATCTGGCTCTGGATGGACTGATTTAA